A genome region from Anopheles stephensi strain Indian chromosome 2, UCI_ANSTEP_V1.0, whole genome shotgun sequence includes the following:
- the LOC118505039 gene encoding potassium voltage-gated channel protein eag isoform X1, translated as MPGGRRGLVAPQNTFLENIIRRSNSQPDSSFLLANAQIVDFPIVYCNEAFCKISGYNRAEVMQKSCRCGFMYGELTEKETVARVEYALEHQQHDQFEVLLYKKNKTPLWLLLQVAPIRNERDLVVLFLLTFRDITALKQPIDSEDTKGAVLGLSKFAKLARSVTRSRQFSAHLPTLKDPTKQSNLAHMMSLSADVMPQYRQEAPKTPPHILLHYCAFKAIWDWVILCLTFYTAIMVPYNVAFKNKTSEDVSLLVVDSIVDVIFFIDIVLNFHTTFVGPGGEVVSDPKVIRMNYLKSWFIIDLLSCLPYDVFNAFDHDEDGIGSLFSALKVVRLLRLGRVVRKLDRYLEYGAAMLILLLCFYMLVAHWLACIWYSIGRSDADNGVQYSWLWKLANVTQSPYSYIWSNESNAPELVNGPSRKTMYVTALYFTMTCMTSVGFGNVAAETDNEKVFTICMMIIAALLYATIFGHVTTIIQQMTSATAKYHDMLNNVREFMKLHEVPKALSERVMDYVVSTWAMTKGLDTDKVLNYCPKDMKADICVHLNRKVFNEHPAFRLASDGCLRALAMHFCMSHSAPGDLLYHTGESIDSLCFIVTGSLEVIQDDEVVAILGKGDVFGDSFWKDSAVGQSAANVRALTYCDLHAIKRDKLLEVLDFYQAFANSFARNLVLTYNLRHRLIFRKVADVRREKELAERRKNEPQLGSSQDHLVRKIFSKFRRAQQNAQGTKDQTGSVQSDVEKGDTDTDKGKLPAKLTLTEDTRALTAVVPSPSPSPSPSSGPPSAKGPRASKWGRLLGSSSVDSASDTSTKVAVSRSLSARESLRESAQGRASSSSSSNGGQGNKIFPKTPKLSPGPGATLARQDTIDEGGEADHTPATRPPERPVVHMEREVKPPSLERQPTERDRLLDTATTERVRERERERERERERERERERERERQMERNLSLERERQIEMAQSRSTTSDTYDTGLREQPSTLAQRDLIATVLDMKVDVRLEMQRMAQRMGRIEELLNDLLARIQIDSSGQSSPGDMPSVVTATPGPSTSGGALVPTAAPNPGAGPGALGLSSATAAAIGPGGNGLGPILLRKRRSKSRKAPAPPKQSPEQTCLLDSELPSTSATRKREFL; from the exons ATGCCCGGTGGACGGAGGGGGCTCGTTGCTCCCCAGAACACGTTTCTGGAAAATATTATCCGGCGTTCGAACTCGCAGC CGGACAGTTCCTTTCTGTTGGCTAACGCTCAAATCGTTGATTTCCCCATCGTGTACTGCAATGAGGCCTTCTGTAAAATTAGCGGCTATAATCGTGCTGAAGTTATGCAAAAGTCATGCAG GTGCGGCTTCATGTACGGCGAGCTGACGGAGAAGGAGACGGTGGCCCGGGTGGAGTACGCACTggagcaccagcagcacgacCAGTTCGAGGTGCTGCTCTACAAGAAAAACA AAACACCGCTATGGCTCCTGCTCCAGGTCGCTCCCATTCGCAACGAACGGGATTTGGTTGTGCTATTTTTGCTGACGTTTCGGGACATTACCGCCCTCAAGCAGCCGATCGACAGCGAGGACACGAAAGGTG CAGTTCTTG GCCTGTCCAAGTTCGCAAAGTTGGCCCGCTCCGTGACCAGAAGCCGTCAATTCAGTGCACACTTGCCTACGCTAAAGGATCCTACTAAGCAATCAAATCTAGCTCAT ATGATGTCATTAAGTGCCGATGTTATGCCACAGTATCGCCAGGAAGCGCCAAAAACGCCGCCGCATATACTACTGCATTATTGTGCATTCAAAGCAATCTGGGATTGGGTGATATTGTGTTTAACATTTTATACTGCAATTATG GTACCATACAACGTAGCCTTCAAGAACAAGACGTCGGAGGATGTTTCACTGTTGGTAGTTGACTCGATAGTAGACGTAATATTTTTCATAGACATCG TGCTTAACTTTCACACAACGTTCGTCGGTCCGGGCGGTGAGGTGGTGAGTGACCCGAAGGTGATCCGCATGAACTACCTGAAGTCGTGGTTTATCATCGATCTGCTCAGCTGTCTGCCGTACGACGTGTTCAATGCGTTCGACCACGATGAAGAT GGTATCGGCTCGCTGTTCAGTGCGCTGAAGGTGGTGCGTCTGTTGCGGCTCGGGCGTGTCGTGCGAAAGCTTGATCGATATCTGGAGTACGGTGCGGCCATGCTGATACTGTTGCTGTGCTTCTACATGCTTGTCGCTCACTGGCTAGCCTGCATTTGGTACTCGATCGGACGGAGCGATGCCGACAACGGG GTACAGTACAGCTGGCTCTGGAAGCTGGCCAACGTTACCCAGAGCCCGTACTCCTACATCTGGTCGAACGAGTCCAATGCACCGGAGCTGGTGAACGGTCCGTCGAGAAAAACGATGTACGTTACGGCGTTGTACTTCACCATGACATGTATGACATCG GTCGGATTCGGAAACGTTGCTGCCGAGACGGACAACGAGAAGGTATTCACTATCTGCATGATGATAATTGCAG CTCTCCTGTACGCGACCATTTTCGGTCACGTTACCACCATCATCCAGCAAATGACATCGGCCACCGCAAAGTACCACGATATGCTGAACAACGTGCGGGAGTTCATGAAGCTGCACGAGGTACCGAAGGCCCTGAGCGAGCGCGTTATGGACTATGTTGTATCAACATGGGCCATGACCAAGGGGCTGGACACGGACAAG GTTCTAAACTATTGCCCAAAGGACATGAAGGCCGATATCTGCGTCCATCTGAACCGGAAGGTATTTAACGAGCATCCGGCCTTTCGATTAGCATCCGACGGATGCCTCCGGGCCCTGGCGATGCACTTCTGCATGTCACACTCTGCACCGG GGGATCTGCTCTATCATACGGGCGAAAGCATCGACAGCCTGTGCTTCATCGTGACGGGCAGCCTGGAGGTGATACAGGACGACGAGGTGGTCGCGATACTGGGCAAGGGCGACGTGTTCGGGGACTCGTTCTGGAAGGATTCGGCTGTGGGGCAAAGCGCGGCTAATGTGCGGGCGTTAACTTACTGTGATTTACATGCGATAAAACGAGACAAGCTGCTCGAAGTATTAGATTTTTATCAGGCTTTTGCTAATAGTTTTGCGAGGAATCTAGTTTTAACGTACAACCTAAGACATCGATTAATCTTTAG GAAAGTAGCGGACGTTCGGCGTGAGAAAGAGCTAGCGGAGCGGCGGAAGAACGAACCACAACTGGGCTCTAGTCAAGATCACCTggtaagaaaaatattttcaaaatttagaCGAGCTCAGCAAAATGCACAAGGAACCAAGGACCAAACTGGTTCCGTTCAAAGCGACGTTGAGAAGGGCGACACAGATACAGACAAAGGAAAG TTGCCGGCCAAGCTGACGCTCACGGAGGACACGCGGGCCCTCACAGCGGTCGTACCGTCACCGTCGCCATCACCGTCGCCATCGTCCGGACCACCGTCGGCGAAGGGTCCGCGGGCCAGCAAGTGGGGCCGGCTGCTGGGCAGCTCCAGTGTCGATTCGGCCAGCGACACCAGCACAAAGGTAGCCGTGTCTAGAAGTTTAAGTGCACGCGAAAGCTTACGTGAAAGTGCACAAGGTAGAGCGAGCTCGAGCTCGAGTAGTAATGGCGGTCAAGGCAACAAG ATATTCCCCAAGACTCCAAAGCTGTCGCCCGGACCGGGGGCAACGCTGGCCCGACAGGACACGATCGATGAGGGCGGTGAAGCGGACCACACGCCAGCTACCCGACCACCGGAACGTCCCGTGGTGCATATGGAGCGTGAGGTGAAGCCTCCGTCGCTAGAACGGCAACCGACCGAGCGGGATCGACTGCTGGACACGGCCACAACGGAGCGGGTTCGGGAGCGGGAACGGGAGCGGGAGCGGGAACGGGAACGGGAGCGTGAGCGGGAACGCGAGCGGGAGCGACAGATGGAGCGCAATCTGTCACTGGAGCGCGAGCGTCAGATCGAGATGGCACAGTCCCGATCGACGACCTCGGACACGTACGACACCGGGCTACGGGAGCAGCCGTCCACGCTCGCCCAGCGGGATCTCATTGCGACGGTCCTGGACATGAAGGTCGACGTGCGCCTGGAGATGCAGCGGATGGCACAGCGGATGGGTCGGATCGAGGAGCTGCTGAACGATCTGCTGGCCCGCATCCAGATCGACTCGTCCGGCCAAAGCTCACCGGGCGACATGCCCTCGGTAGTGACGGCGACGCCCGGGCCCAGCACGTCCGGCGGCGCGCTCGTACCGACCGCGGCACCCAACCCGGGTGCCGGCCCGGGCGCACTAGGCCTTAGTTCGGCGACCGCCGCAGCGATCGGTCCCGGTGGTAACGGGCTTGGGCCGATCCTGTTACGCAAGCGGCGCTCCAAAAGCCGCAAGGCGCCGGCTCCACCGAAGCAGAGCCCGGAGCAGACCTGCCTGCTGGACAGCGAGCTCCCGTCCACTTCGGCCACGCGCAAGCGCGAGTTCCTCTAG
- the LOC118505039 gene encoding potassium voltage-gated channel protein eag isoform X2 — MPGGRRGLVAPQNTFLENIIRRSNSQPDSSFLLANAQIVDFPIVYCNEAFCKISGYNRAEVMQKSCRCGFMYGELTEKETVARVEYALEHQQHDQFEVLLYKKNKTPLWLLLQVAPIRNERDLVVLFLLTFRDITALKQPIDSEDTKGVLGLSKFAKLARSVTRSRQFSAHLPTLKDPTKQSNLAHMMSLSADVMPQYRQEAPKTPPHILLHYCAFKAIWDWVILCLTFYTAIMVPYNVAFKNKTSEDVSLLVVDSIVDVIFFIDIVLNFHTTFVGPGGEVVSDPKVIRMNYLKSWFIIDLLSCLPYDVFNAFDHDEDGIGSLFSALKVVRLLRLGRVVRKLDRYLEYGAAMLILLLCFYMLVAHWLACIWYSIGRSDADNGVQYSWLWKLANVTQSPYSYIWSNESNAPELVNGPSRKTMYVTALYFTMTCMTSVGFGNVAAETDNEKVFTICMMIIAALLYATIFGHVTTIIQQMTSATAKYHDMLNNVREFMKLHEVPKALSERVMDYVVSTWAMTKGLDTDKVLNYCPKDMKADICVHLNRKVFNEHPAFRLASDGCLRALAMHFCMSHSAPGDLLYHTGESIDSLCFIVTGSLEVIQDDEVVAILGKGDVFGDSFWKDSAVGQSAANVRALTYCDLHAIKRDKLLEVLDFYQAFANSFARNLVLTYNLRHRLIFRKVADVRREKELAERRKNEPQLGSSQDHLVRKIFSKFRRAQQNAQGTKDQTGSVQSDVEKGDTDTDKGKLPAKLTLTEDTRALTAVVPSPSPSPSPSSGPPSAKGPRASKWGRLLGSSSVDSASDTSTKVAVSRSLSARESLRESAQGRASSSSSSNGGQGNKIFPKTPKLSPGPGATLARQDTIDEGGEADHTPATRPPERPVVHMEREVKPPSLERQPTERDRLLDTATTERVRERERERERERERERERERERERQMERNLSLERERQIEMAQSRSTTSDTYDTGLREQPSTLAQRDLIATVLDMKVDVRLEMQRMAQRMGRIEELLNDLLARIQIDSSGQSSPGDMPSVVTATPGPSTSGGALVPTAAPNPGAGPGALGLSSATAAAIGPGGNGLGPILLRKRRSKSRKAPAPPKQSPEQTCLLDSELPSTSATRKREFL, encoded by the exons ATGCCCGGTGGACGGAGGGGGCTCGTTGCTCCCCAGAACACGTTTCTGGAAAATATTATCCGGCGTTCGAACTCGCAGC CGGACAGTTCCTTTCTGTTGGCTAACGCTCAAATCGTTGATTTCCCCATCGTGTACTGCAATGAGGCCTTCTGTAAAATTAGCGGCTATAATCGTGCTGAAGTTATGCAAAAGTCATGCAG GTGCGGCTTCATGTACGGCGAGCTGACGGAGAAGGAGACGGTGGCCCGGGTGGAGTACGCACTggagcaccagcagcacgacCAGTTCGAGGTGCTGCTCTACAAGAAAAACA AAACACCGCTATGGCTCCTGCTCCAGGTCGCTCCCATTCGCAACGAACGGGATTTGGTTGTGCTATTTTTGCTGACGTTTCGGGACATTACCGCCCTCAAGCAGCCGATCGACAGCGAGGACACGAAAGGTG TTCTTG GCCTGTCCAAGTTCGCAAAGTTGGCCCGCTCCGTGACCAGAAGCCGTCAATTCAGTGCACACTTGCCTACGCTAAAGGATCCTACTAAGCAATCAAATCTAGCTCAT ATGATGTCATTAAGTGCCGATGTTATGCCACAGTATCGCCAGGAAGCGCCAAAAACGCCGCCGCATATACTACTGCATTATTGTGCATTCAAAGCAATCTGGGATTGGGTGATATTGTGTTTAACATTTTATACTGCAATTATG GTACCATACAACGTAGCCTTCAAGAACAAGACGTCGGAGGATGTTTCACTGTTGGTAGTTGACTCGATAGTAGACGTAATATTTTTCATAGACATCG TGCTTAACTTTCACACAACGTTCGTCGGTCCGGGCGGTGAGGTGGTGAGTGACCCGAAGGTGATCCGCATGAACTACCTGAAGTCGTGGTTTATCATCGATCTGCTCAGCTGTCTGCCGTACGACGTGTTCAATGCGTTCGACCACGATGAAGAT GGTATCGGCTCGCTGTTCAGTGCGCTGAAGGTGGTGCGTCTGTTGCGGCTCGGGCGTGTCGTGCGAAAGCTTGATCGATATCTGGAGTACGGTGCGGCCATGCTGATACTGTTGCTGTGCTTCTACATGCTTGTCGCTCACTGGCTAGCCTGCATTTGGTACTCGATCGGACGGAGCGATGCCGACAACGGG GTACAGTACAGCTGGCTCTGGAAGCTGGCCAACGTTACCCAGAGCCCGTACTCCTACATCTGGTCGAACGAGTCCAATGCACCGGAGCTGGTGAACGGTCCGTCGAGAAAAACGATGTACGTTACGGCGTTGTACTTCACCATGACATGTATGACATCG GTCGGATTCGGAAACGTTGCTGCCGAGACGGACAACGAGAAGGTATTCACTATCTGCATGATGATAATTGCAG CTCTCCTGTACGCGACCATTTTCGGTCACGTTACCACCATCATCCAGCAAATGACATCGGCCACCGCAAAGTACCACGATATGCTGAACAACGTGCGGGAGTTCATGAAGCTGCACGAGGTACCGAAGGCCCTGAGCGAGCGCGTTATGGACTATGTTGTATCAACATGGGCCATGACCAAGGGGCTGGACACGGACAAG GTTCTAAACTATTGCCCAAAGGACATGAAGGCCGATATCTGCGTCCATCTGAACCGGAAGGTATTTAACGAGCATCCGGCCTTTCGATTAGCATCCGACGGATGCCTCCGGGCCCTGGCGATGCACTTCTGCATGTCACACTCTGCACCGG GGGATCTGCTCTATCATACGGGCGAAAGCATCGACAGCCTGTGCTTCATCGTGACGGGCAGCCTGGAGGTGATACAGGACGACGAGGTGGTCGCGATACTGGGCAAGGGCGACGTGTTCGGGGACTCGTTCTGGAAGGATTCGGCTGTGGGGCAAAGCGCGGCTAATGTGCGGGCGTTAACTTACTGTGATTTACATGCGATAAAACGAGACAAGCTGCTCGAAGTATTAGATTTTTATCAGGCTTTTGCTAATAGTTTTGCGAGGAATCTAGTTTTAACGTACAACCTAAGACATCGATTAATCTTTAG GAAAGTAGCGGACGTTCGGCGTGAGAAAGAGCTAGCGGAGCGGCGGAAGAACGAACCACAACTGGGCTCTAGTCAAGATCACCTggtaagaaaaatattttcaaaatttagaCGAGCTCAGCAAAATGCACAAGGAACCAAGGACCAAACTGGTTCCGTTCAAAGCGACGTTGAGAAGGGCGACACAGATACAGACAAAGGAAAG TTGCCGGCCAAGCTGACGCTCACGGAGGACACGCGGGCCCTCACAGCGGTCGTACCGTCACCGTCGCCATCACCGTCGCCATCGTCCGGACCACCGTCGGCGAAGGGTCCGCGGGCCAGCAAGTGGGGCCGGCTGCTGGGCAGCTCCAGTGTCGATTCGGCCAGCGACACCAGCACAAAGGTAGCCGTGTCTAGAAGTTTAAGTGCACGCGAAAGCTTACGTGAAAGTGCACAAGGTAGAGCGAGCTCGAGCTCGAGTAGTAATGGCGGTCAAGGCAACAAG ATATTCCCCAAGACTCCAAAGCTGTCGCCCGGACCGGGGGCAACGCTGGCCCGACAGGACACGATCGATGAGGGCGGTGAAGCGGACCACACGCCAGCTACCCGACCACCGGAACGTCCCGTGGTGCATATGGAGCGTGAGGTGAAGCCTCCGTCGCTAGAACGGCAACCGACCGAGCGGGATCGACTGCTGGACACGGCCACAACGGAGCGGGTTCGGGAGCGGGAACGGGAGCGGGAGCGGGAACGGGAACGGGAGCGTGAGCGGGAACGCGAGCGGGAGCGACAGATGGAGCGCAATCTGTCACTGGAGCGCGAGCGTCAGATCGAGATGGCACAGTCCCGATCGACGACCTCGGACACGTACGACACCGGGCTACGGGAGCAGCCGTCCACGCTCGCCCAGCGGGATCTCATTGCGACGGTCCTGGACATGAAGGTCGACGTGCGCCTGGAGATGCAGCGGATGGCACAGCGGATGGGTCGGATCGAGGAGCTGCTGAACGATCTGCTGGCCCGCATCCAGATCGACTCGTCCGGCCAAAGCTCACCGGGCGACATGCCCTCGGTAGTGACGGCGACGCCCGGGCCCAGCACGTCCGGCGGCGCGCTCGTACCGACCGCGGCACCCAACCCGGGTGCCGGCCCGGGCGCACTAGGCCTTAGTTCGGCGACCGCCGCAGCGATCGGTCCCGGTGGTAACGGGCTTGGGCCGATCCTGTTACGCAAGCGGCGCTCCAAAAGCCGCAAGGCGCCGGCTCCACCGAAGCAGAGCCCGGAGCAGACCTGCCTGCTGGACAGCGAGCTCCCGTCCACTTCGGCCACGCGCAAGCGCGAGTTCCTCTAG
- the LOC118505039 gene encoding potassium voltage-gated channel protein eag isoform X4 → MPGGRRGLVAPQNTFLENIIRRSNSQPDSSFLLANAQIVDFPIVYCNEAFCKISGYNRAEVMQKSCRCGFMYGELTEKETVARVEYALEHQQHDQFEVLLYKKNKTPLWLLLQVAPIRNERDLVVLFLLTFRDITALKQPIDSEDTKGAVLGLSKFAKLARSVTRSRQFSAHLPTLKDPTKQSNLAHMMSLSADVMPQYRQEAPKTPPHILLHYCAFKAIWDWVILCLTFYTAIMVPYNVAFKNKTSEDVSLLVVDSIVDVIFFIDIVLNFHTTFVGPGGEVVSDPKVIRMNYLKSWFIIDLLSCLPYDVFNAFDHDEDGIGSLFSALKVVRLLRLGRVVRKLDRYLEYGAAMLILLLCFYMLVAHWLACIWYSIGRSDADNGVQYSWLWKLANVTQSPYSYIWSNESNAPELVNGPSRKTMYVTALYFTMTCMTSVGFGNVAAETDNEKVFTICMMIIAALLYATIFGHVTTIIQQMTSATAKYHDMLNNVREFMKLHEVPKALSERVMDYVVSTWAMTKGLDTDKVLNYCPKDMKADICVHLNRKVFNEHPAFRLASDGCLRALAMHFCMSHSAPGDLLYHTGESIDSLCFIVTGSLEVIQDDEVVAILGKGDVFGDSFWKDSAVGQSAANVRALTYCDLHAIKRDKLLEVLDFYQAFANSFARNLVLTYNLRHRLIFRKVADVRREKELAERRKNEPQLGSSQDHLVRKIFSKFRRAQQNAQGTKDQTGSVQSDVEKGDTDTDKGKLPAKLTLTEDTRALTAVVPSPSPSPSPSSGPPSAKGPRASKWGRLLGSSSVDSASDTSTKIFPKTPKLSPGPGATLARQDTIDEGGEADHTPATRPPERPVVHMEREVKPPSLERQPTERDRLLDTATTERVRERERERERERERERERERERERQMERNLSLERERQIEMAQSRSTTSDTYDTGLREQPSTLAQRDLIATVLDMKVDVRLEMQRMAQRMGRIEELLNDLLARIQIDSSGQSSPGDMPSVVTATPGPSTSGGALVPTAAPNPGAGPGALGLSSATAAAIGPGGNGLGPILLRKRRSKSRKAPAPPKQSPEQTCLLDSELPSTSATRKREFL, encoded by the exons ATGCCCGGTGGACGGAGGGGGCTCGTTGCTCCCCAGAACACGTTTCTGGAAAATATTATCCGGCGTTCGAACTCGCAGC CGGACAGTTCCTTTCTGTTGGCTAACGCTCAAATCGTTGATTTCCCCATCGTGTACTGCAATGAGGCCTTCTGTAAAATTAGCGGCTATAATCGTGCTGAAGTTATGCAAAAGTCATGCAG GTGCGGCTTCATGTACGGCGAGCTGACGGAGAAGGAGACGGTGGCCCGGGTGGAGTACGCACTggagcaccagcagcacgacCAGTTCGAGGTGCTGCTCTACAAGAAAAACA AAACACCGCTATGGCTCCTGCTCCAGGTCGCTCCCATTCGCAACGAACGGGATTTGGTTGTGCTATTTTTGCTGACGTTTCGGGACATTACCGCCCTCAAGCAGCCGATCGACAGCGAGGACACGAAAGGTG CAGTTCTTG GCCTGTCCAAGTTCGCAAAGTTGGCCCGCTCCGTGACCAGAAGCCGTCAATTCAGTGCACACTTGCCTACGCTAAAGGATCCTACTAAGCAATCAAATCTAGCTCAT ATGATGTCATTAAGTGCCGATGTTATGCCACAGTATCGCCAGGAAGCGCCAAAAACGCCGCCGCATATACTACTGCATTATTGTGCATTCAAAGCAATCTGGGATTGGGTGATATTGTGTTTAACATTTTATACTGCAATTATG GTACCATACAACGTAGCCTTCAAGAACAAGACGTCGGAGGATGTTTCACTGTTGGTAGTTGACTCGATAGTAGACGTAATATTTTTCATAGACATCG TGCTTAACTTTCACACAACGTTCGTCGGTCCGGGCGGTGAGGTGGTGAGTGACCCGAAGGTGATCCGCATGAACTACCTGAAGTCGTGGTTTATCATCGATCTGCTCAGCTGTCTGCCGTACGACGTGTTCAATGCGTTCGACCACGATGAAGAT GGTATCGGCTCGCTGTTCAGTGCGCTGAAGGTGGTGCGTCTGTTGCGGCTCGGGCGTGTCGTGCGAAAGCTTGATCGATATCTGGAGTACGGTGCGGCCATGCTGATACTGTTGCTGTGCTTCTACATGCTTGTCGCTCACTGGCTAGCCTGCATTTGGTACTCGATCGGACGGAGCGATGCCGACAACGGG GTACAGTACAGCTGGCTCTGGAAGCTGGCCAACGTTACCCAGAGCCCGTACTCCTACATCTGGTCGAACGAGTCCAATGCACCGGAGCTGGTGAACGGTCCGTCGAGAAAAACGATGTACGTTACGGCGTTGTACTTCACCATGACATGTATGACATCG GTCGGATTCGGAAACGTTGCTGCCGAGACGGACAACGAGAAGGTATTCACTATCTGCATGATGATAATTGCAG CTCTCCTGTACGCGACCATTTTCGGTCACGTTACCACCATCATCCAGCAAATGACATCGGCCACCGCAAAGTACCACGATATGCTGAACAACGTGCGGGAGTTCATGAAGCTGCACGAGGTACCGAAGGCCCTGAGCGAGCGCGTTATGGACTATGTTGTATCAACATGGGCCATGACCAAGGGGCTGGACACGGACAAG GTTCTAAACTATTGCCCAAAGGACATGAAGGCCGATATCTGCGTCCATCTGAACCGGAAGGTATTTAACGAGCATCCGGCCTTTCGATTAGCATCCGACGGATGCCTCCGGGCCCTGGCGATGCACTTCTGCATGTCACACTCTGCACCGG GGGATCTGCTCTATCATACGGGCGAAAGCATCGACAGCCTGTGCTTCATCGTGACGGGCAGCCTGGAGGTGATACAGGACGACGAGGTGGTCGCGATACTGGGCAAGGGCGACGTGTTCGGGGACTCGTTCTGGAAGGATTCGGCTGTGGGGCAAAGCGCGGCTAATGTGCGGGCGTTAACTTACTGTGATTTACATGCGATAAAACGAGACAAGCTGCTCGAAGTATTAGATTTTTATCAGGCTTTTGCTAATAGTTTTGCGAGGAATCTAGTTTTAACGTACAACCTAAGACATCGATTAATCTTTAG GAAAGTAGCGGACGTTCGGCGTGAGAAAGAGCTAGCGGAGCGGCGGAAGAACGAACCACAACTGGGCTCTAGTCAAGATCACCTggtaagaaaaatattttcaaaatttagaCGAGCTCAGCAAAATGCACAAGGAACCAAGGACCAAACTGGTTCCGTTCAAAGCGACGTTGAGAAGGGCGACACAGATACAGACAAAGGAAAG TTGCCGGCCAAGCTGACGCTCACGGAGGACACGCGGGCCCTCACAGCGGTCGTACCGTCACCGTCGCCATCACCGTCGCCATCGTCCGGACCACCGTCGGCGAAGGGTCCGCGGGCCAGCAAGTGGGGCCGGCTGCTGGGCAGCTCCAGTGTCGATTCGGCCAGCGACACCAGCACAAAG ATATTCCCCAAGACTCCAAAGCTGTCGCCCGGACCGGGGGCAACGCTGGCCCGACAGGACACGATCGATGAGGGCGGTGAAGCGGACCACACGCCAGCTACCCGACCACCGGAACGTCCCGTGGTGCATATGGAGCGTGAGGTGAAGCCTCCGTCGCTAGAACGGCAACCGACCGAGCGGGATCGACTGCTGGACACGGCCACAACGGAGCGGGTTCGGGAGCGGGAACGGGAGCGGGAGCGGGAACGGGAACGGGAGCGTGAGCGGGAACGCGAGCGGGAGCGACAGATGGAGCGCAATCTGTCACTGGAGCGCGAGCGTCAGATCGAGATGGCACAGTCCCGATCGACGACCTCGGACACGTACGACACCGGGCTACGGGAGCAGCCGTCCACGCTCGCCCAGCGGGATCTCATTGCGACGGTCCTGGACATGAAGGTCGACGTGCGCCTGGAGATGCAGCGGATGGCACAGCGGATGGGTCGGATCGAGGAGCTGCTGAACGATCTGCTGGCCCGCATCCAGATCGACTCGTCCGGCCAAAGCTCACCGGGCGACATGCCCTCGGTAGTGACGGCGACGCCCGGGCCCAGCACGTCCGGCGGCGCGCTCGTACCGACCGCGGCACCCAACCCGGGTGCCGGCCCGGGCGCACTAGGCCTTAGTTCGGCGACCGCCGCAGCGATCGGTCCCGGTGGTAACGGGCTTGGGCCGATCCTGTTACGCAAGCGGCGCTCCAAAAGCCGCAAGGCGCCGGCTCCACCGAAGCAGAGCCCGGAGCAGACCTGCCTGCTGGACAGCGAGCTCCCGTCCACTTCGGCCACGCGCAAGCGCGAGTTCCTCTAG